The Vicia villosa cultivar HV-30 ecotype Madison, WI linkage group LG1, Vvil1.0, whole genome shotgun sequence genome includes a region encoding these proteins:
- the LOC131613700 gene encoding uncharacterized protein LOC131613700 isoform X2, with protein MKNKQQEKIIAMSEECVGNTIATTSTTPLNWWYLQATNSLSSNWNDGNKLAWNNQMNNPNSSSSCDDQDISVSSNSFTNASNHSSLTVESSRRILESHAPSSNDFMAEHASDNQLWSHVLSGVGSNGELQNNQEIGENFLDGLSSKTMFDEPACDYLKKLDTTNWEYSGSTSFNTSFEKHLNGYSEALIENNERLTKLSNLVSTWSIAPPDPEVSSHFDPQTNNLSNNLNSNSSNIDNHHFESDPNCHLKQLPFGDSIGGVGNKMFSNCHDVQDINKVKQEYHHQHHHANHEVFGKSFMNPNGYLDGFNNSLNPVGENGKFYQGLPNISPCTKSFSDVISFNSRFGRPLIGIHAQRPSMKYSNLSESRKQGLHTPSHMRTSSGREGTTREVKKKRSEESSEANLKKPKQDTSTTNSSSSKVQAPKVKLGEKITALQQIVSPFGKTDTASVLFEAIGYIKYLEEQVQLLSNPYLKANSHKDPRGMYFDRKDKDDAKIDLRSRGLCLVPTSCTPLVYRENTGPDYWTPAYRGCLYR; from the exons atgaaaaacaaacaacaagAAAAAATAATAGCCATGAGTGAAGAATGTGTTGGAAACACTATTGCTACTACCTCTACTACACCATTAAACTGGTGGTATCTTCAAGCAACAAACTCTCTTTCTTCTAATTGGAATGATGGTAATAAACTTGCATGGAACAATCAAATGAATAATCCGAATTCTTCGTCTTCTTGTGATGATCAAGATATATCGGTTTCTTCGAATTCTTTCACTAATGCTTCCAATCATTCGTCTCTCACTGTTGAATCCTCTCGAAGAATACTTGAGTCCCATGCACCTTCCTCTAATGACTTCATGGCTGAACATGCTTCAGATAACCAACTTTGGAGTCATGTTTTATC AGGTGTTGGATCAAATGGAGAGTTACAAAACAACCAAGAAATTGGAGAAAATTTCTTGGATGGACTTTCATCCAAAACCATGTTTGATGAACCAGCTTGTGACTATTTGAAGAAACTTGATACAACAAATTGGGAGTATAGTGGTTCAACTTCATTCAACACAAGTTTTGAAAAGCACTTAAATGGCTACAGTGAAGCTCTTATTGAGAATAATGAAAGGTTGACAAAACTATCCAATCTTGTTAGCACTTGGTCTATTGCCCCACCTGACCCTGAAGTTAGTAGCCACTTTGATCCACAAACAAACAACTTATCCAATAATTTGAATTCCAATTCCTCCAATATAGATAATCATCACTTTGAATCTGACCCTAATTGTCATCTCAAACAATTACCTTTTGGAGATTCTATTGGAGGAGTAGGTAATAAAATGTTCTCTAATTGCCATGATGTTCAAGACATCAATAAGGTTAAGCAAGaatatcatcatcaacatcatcatgcaAATCATGAAGTATTTGGAAAATCATTTATGAATCCAAATGGATATCTTGATGGATTTAATAATAGTCTTAATCCAGTGGGAGAAAATGGAAAATTTTATCAAGGGTTGCCAAATATTTCACCATGCACCAAAAGTTTCTCAGATGTTATATCCTTTAATAGTAGGTTTGGAAGGCCACTAATTGGAATCCATGCACAAAGACCTAGCATGAAATACTCAAACTTATCCGAGTCAAGGAAGCAAGGACTTCATACACCATCACAt ATGAGAACTAGTAGCGGAAGAGAGGGGACAACGCGCGAAGTCAAGAAGAAAAGATCCGAAGAATCATCCGAAGCAAACTTGAAGAAGCCAAAACAAGATACATCAACAActaattcatcttcttcaaag GTGCAAGCACCTAAAGTCAAGCTAGGAGAAAAGATCACAGCTCTTCAACAAATTGTGTCTCCTTTTGGAAAG ACAGATACAGCATCTGTGCTGTTTGAAGCAATAGGATACATAAAGTATCTTGAAGAACAAGTCCAG tTATTGAGCAACCCTTACTTGAAGGCAAATTCACACAAG GATCCAAGGGGAATGTACTTCGATAGAAAAGATAAGGACGATGCGAAAATCGATCTTCGAAGCAGAGGTCTTTGTTTAGTTCCAACTTCATGTACTCCTTTAGTTTATAGAGAGAACACTGGACCAGATTACTGGACACCAGCATATAGAGGATGTCTGTATAGGTAA
- the LOC131613700 gene encoding uncharacterized protein LOC131613700 isoform X1 translates to MKNKQQEKIIAMSEECVGNTIATTSTTPLNWWYLQATNSLSSNWNDGNKLAWNNQMNNPNSSSSCDDQDISVSSNSFTNASNHSSLTVESSRRILESHAPSSNDFMAEHASDNQLWSHVLSGVGSNGELQNNQEIGENFLDGLSSKTMFDEPACDYLKKLDTTNWEYSGSTSFNTSFEKHLNGYSEALIENNERLTKLSNLVSTWSIAPPDPEVSSHFDPQTNNLSNNLNSNSSNIDNHHFESDPNCHLKQLPFGDSIGGVGNKMFSNCHDVQDINKVKQEYHHQHHHANHEVFGKSFMNPNGYLDGFNNSLNPVGENGKFYQGLPNISPCTKSFSDVISFNSRFGRPLIGIHAQRPSMKYSNLSESRKQGLHTPSHMRTSSGREGTTREVKKKRSEESSEANLKKPKQDTSTTNSSSSKVQAPKVKLGEKITALQQIVSPFGKTDTASVLFEAIGYIKYLEEQVQLLSNPYLKANSHKLMQDPRGMYFDRKDKDDAKIDLRSRGLCLVPTSCTPLVYRENTGPDYWTPAYRGCLYR, encoded by the exons atgaaaaacaaacaacaagAAAAAATAATAGCCATGAGTGAAGAATGTGTTGGAAACACTATTGCTACTACCTCTACTACACCATTAAACTGGTGGTATCTTCAAGCAACAAACTCTCTTTCTTCTAATTGGAATGATGGTAATAAACTTGCATGGAACAATCAAATGAATAATCCGAATTCTTCGTCTTCTTGTGATGATCAAGATATATCGGTTTCTTCGAATTCTTTCACTAATGCTTCCAATCATTCGTCTCTCACTGTTGAATCCTCTCGAAGAATACTTGAGTCCCATGCACCTTCCTCTAATGACTTCATGGCTGAACATGCTTCAGATAACCAACTTTGGAGTCATGTTTTATC AGGTGTTGGATCAAATGGAGAGTTACAAAACAACCAAGAAATTGGAGAAAATTTCTTGGATGGACTTTCATCCAAAACCATGTTTGATGAACCAGCTTGTGACTATTTGAAGAAACTTGATACAACAAATTGGGAGTATAGTGGTTCAACTTCATTCAACACAAGTTTTGAAAAGCACTTAAATGGCTACAGTGAAGCTCTTATTGAGAATAATGAAAGGTTGACAAAACTATCCAATCTTGTTAGCACTTGGTCTATTGCCCCACCTGACCCTGAAGTTAGTAGCCACTTTGATCCACAAACAAACAACTTATCCAATAATTTGAATTCCAATTCCTCCAATATAGATAATCATCACTTTGAATCTGACCCTAATTGTCATCTCAAACAATTACCTTTTGGAGATTCTATTGGAGGAGTAGGTAATAAAATGTTCTCTAATTGCCATGATGTTCAAGACATCAATAAGGTTAAGCAAGaatatcatcatcaacatcatcatgcaAATCATGAAGTATTTGGAAAATCATTTATGAATCCAAATGGATATCTTGATGGATTTAATAATAGTCTTAATCCAGTGGGAGAAAATGGAAAATTTTATCAAGGGTTGCCAAATATTTCACCATGCACCAAAAGTTTCTCAGATGTTATATCCTTTAATAGTAGGTTTGGAAGGCCACTAATTGGAATCCATGCACAAAGACCTAGCATGAAATACTCAAACTTATCCGAGTCAAGGAAGCAAGGACTTCATACACCATCACAt ATGAGAACTAGTAGCGGAAGAGAGGGGACAACGCGCGAAGTCAAGAAGAAAAGATCCGAAGAATCATCCGAAGCAAACTTGAAGAAGCCAAAACAAGATACATCAACAActaattcatcttcttcaaag GTGCAAGCACCTAAAGTCAAGCTAGGAGAAAAGATCACAGCTCTTCAACAAATTGTGTCTCCTTTTGGAAAG ACAGATACAGCATCTGTGCTGTTTGAAGCAATAGGATACATAAAGTATCTTGAAGAACAAGTCCAG tTATTGAGCAACCCTTACTTGAAGGCAAATTCACACAAG TTAATGCAGGATCCAAGGGGAATGTACTTCGATAGAAAAGATAAGGACGATGCGAAAATCGATCTTCGAAGCAGAGGTCTTTGTTTAGTTCCAACTTCATGTACTCCTTTAGTTTATAGAGAGAACACTGGACCAGATTACTGGACACCAGCATATAGAGGATGTCTGTATAGGTAA